One genomic window of Natronorubrum aibiense includes the following:
- a CDS encoding MnhB domain-containing protein, which produces MSDSYDDTYTESQVIMTAVKIIAPFTLTYGLFMTFHGGDAPGGGFQGGTIVGVTVLMIAFAFGIEPTRRWLRNSFLVGLVTGGVVIFGAVGLGMVALGGDFLEFYKLKDVFHIKPKWGLEAVEIGGIALIVSGVIITLFFAMAAGFTPERPSGTGGHSGRQRPTDREVGDDD; this is translated from the coding sequence ATGTCCGACTCCTACGACGATACCTACACCGAGAGTCAAGTGATCATGACTGCCGTAAAGATCATCGCACCGTTTACGCTCACCTACGGGCTGTTCATGACCTTCCACGGAGGCGACGCCCCGGGCGGCGGGTTCCAAGGCGGAACGATCGTCGGCGTAACGGTCCTCATGATCGCCTTCGCATTCGGCATCGAACCGACCCGGCGGTGGCTTCGAAATTCGTTCCTCGTCGGCCTCGTCACCGGCGGCGTCGTCATCTTCGGTGCTGTCGGGCTCGGGATGGTCGCCCTTGGCGGGGACTTCCTCGAGTTCTATAAGCTCAAAGACGTATTCCACATCAAACCGAAGTGGGGGCTCGAGGCCGTCGAAATCGGCGGCATCGCGCTGATCGTGTCGGGGGTCATTATTACCCTCTTTTTCGCGATGGCGGCCGGATTTACGCCGGAGCGCCCGAGCGGGACCGGCGGCCACAGCGGCCGGCAGCGCCCGACAGATCGAGAGGTGGGTGACGATGATTGA
- a CDS encoding DUF4040 domain-containing protein, producing MNLFALTLVVFILATAVATALFRDILSVIVVFGAYSLGMAILYTFLLAPDVAMTEAAIGAGVTTLLLLLTIARTTRPSADQLNERIHIPAVVVVGAFVLLLGTTVLPEMYQVGIQQTPVWQHPEVTQHYIQQTYNDTGVENAVTAVLAAYRGFDTFGEAVVVFAAGISTLLVLKREVFA from the coding sequence ATGAATCTGTTCGCCCTCACGCTCGTGGTGTTCATCCTCGCGACAGCCGTCGCCACGGCGCTGTTTCGCGACATCCTGTCGGTGATCGTTGTCTTCGGTGCGTACAGTCTCGGGATGGCGATTCTCTATACGTTCCTGCTAGCACCCGACGTCGCCATGACCGAAGCCGCAATTGGAGCCGGCGTCACCACCCTCTTGCTCCTGTTGACGATCGCACGGACGACACGCCCCTCTGCTGACCAACTCAACGAGCGAATTCACATACCGGCAGTCGTCGTCGTCGGTGCGTTCGTGTTGCTGCTGGGAACCACGGTCCTTCCCGAGATGTACCAAGTCGGCATCCAACAGACGCCGGTCTGGCAGCACCCAGAAGTGACTCAACACTACATCCAGCAGACGTACAACGACACGGGCGTCGAAAACGCGGTGACAGCCGTCCTCGCCGCCTATCGTGGCTTCGACACCTTCGGCGAGGCGGTCGTCGTCTTCGCCGCCGGCATCTCGACGCTGCTCGTCTTGAAACGCGAGGTGTTCGCCTAA
- a CDS encoding proton-conducting transporter transmembrane domain-containing protein: protein MVADIRPLAAVLVSAVAIVLIIASHRRPNLRESWSVVAALAKFGIIVSMLPAVINGTVFEWSLYESTGIQFLEGIDFALRADPLGIFFALLASFLWIFTSFYATGYMRGLDEHAQTRFFASFAASLSTAVGIAFAANLVTIFVFYELLSLVTYPLVAHNEDDEARIAGRKYLTYTFFGGGVFLLAGTAMVYWLTSLVEGGPTLAFEAGGMEALAAAAQAEPVYAQAAFFLLIAGFGVKAALMPLHSWLADAMVAPTPVSGLLHAVAVVKSGAFGVARVILEVYGPGLIHDLPLSVPGIGEVGLNIPVAIVAAFTLTAASIIAMRKDHLKRRLAYSTTAQLSYIVLGLSMLHPYAIVGALFHIPAHAFAKLTLFFCAGAIHVETHTDYISEMAGIGKRMPLTMTAFTVGAAGMAGLPPIAGFVSKFYMLIGAGDVGGSYWLFAAALLLSAVLNVGYLWPVVYTAFFESEDRHDAKPLLEFPRGGLVQSYSTGSDDDHVATDGGERANGTETTDTTETDDSDEAFEYAVDKYPSDHTVPDDVDTDDHGEHVSSVDHHGNHDDHLTGGPPAAGWQRHSPFTESTWLMLAPIAVIATGAVVLGIGPDYAVFLDLATQIVEGVFGMSFEELGDVPFDELMTEVTE, encoded by the coding sequence ATGGTTGCAGATATCCGACCGCTCGCTGCCGTGTTGGTGTCGGCGGTCGCCATCGTCCTCATCATCGCGTCGCATCGCCGTCCGAACCTCCGAGAGAGCTGGTCCGTCGTGGCCGCCCTCGCGAAGTTCGGAATCATCGTCAGCATGCTCCCCGCAGTCATCAACGGGACCGTCTTCGAGTGGAGCCTCTACGAGAGTACCGGGATCCAGTTCCTCGAGGGCATCGACTTCGCCCTGCGGGCCGATCCGCTGGGGATCTTCTTCGCCCTGCTCGCGAGTTTCCTGTGGATCTTCACGTCGTTCTACGCCACGGGCTACATGCGCGGGCTCGACGAGCACGCCCAGACCCGGTTTTTCGCGTCGTTTGCGGCCAGCCTCTCGACCGCCGTCGGGATCGCCTTCGCGGCGAACCTCGTGACGATCTTCGTCTTCTACGAACTGCTCTCGCTGGTCACCTATCCGCTGGTCGCGCACAACGAGGACGACGAGGCCCGCATCGCTGGCCGAAAGTACCTCACCTACACGTTCTTCGGGGGTGGCGTCTTCCTGCTCGCCGGCACGGCGATGGTCTACTGGTTGACCAGTCTGGTCGAAGGCGGGCCGACGCTGGCCTTCGAAGCGGGCGGCATGGAGGCACTCGCCGCGGCCGCACAGGCAGAACCGGTCTACGCACAGGCCGCGTTCTTCCTGCTGATCGCCGGCTTCGGCGTCAAGGCCGCGCTGATGCCGCTTCACTCCTGGCTCGCCGACGCGATGGTCGCGCCGACGCCGGTGTCCGGATTGCTCCACGCGGTGGCAGTCGTCAAGTCCGGTGCCTTCGGCGTCGCGCGGGTCATCCTCGAGGTCTACGGTCCCGGCCTGATCCACGACCTCCCGCTTTCCGTTCCGGGAATCGGCGAGGTCGGGTTGAACATCCCCGTCGCGATCGTCGCCGCGTTCACGCTGACTGCGGCGAGTATCATCGCGATGCGGAAAGACCACCTCAAGCGCCGGCTAGCCTACTCGACGACGGCGCAGCTTTCCTATATCGTGCTCGGGCTCTCGATGCTTCACCCCTATGCGATCGTCGGAGCGTTGTTCCACATTCCCGCACACGCATTCGCGAAGCTCACCCTGTTCTTCTGTGCCGGCGCGATCCACGTCGAAACCCACACCGACTACATCAGCGAGATGGCCGGCATCGGCAAGCGGATGCCGCTGACGATGACCGCCTTTACCGTCGGTGCGGCCGGGATGGCCGGCCTGCCGCCGATCGCCGGCTTCGTCAGCAAGTTCTACATGCTGATCGGTGCCGGCGACGTCGGCGGCAGCTACTGGCTGTTCGCTGCCGCGCTGTTGCTCTCGGCCGTGCTCAACGTCGGCTACCTCTGGCCGGTCGTCTACACCGCCTTCTTCGAAAGCGAGGACCGACACGACGCCAAACCGTTGCTCGAGTTCCCTCGTGGGGGGCTGGTGCAATCCTACAGTACCGGATCGGACGACGACCACGTCGCCACGGACGGTGGAGAGCGAGCCAACGGCACCGAGACAACTGACACAACGGAGACGGACGACTCGGACGAAGCGTTCGAGTACGCCGTCGACAAGTACCCGAGCGATCACACGGTTCCAGACGACGTCGACACCGACGATCACGGCGAGCACGTCAGTAGCGTCGACCACCACGGGAACCACGACGATCACCTCACCGGCGGTCCGCCGGCCGCCGGCTGGCAACGCCACTCACCGTTCACCGAGAGCACATGGCTGATGCTCGCCCCGATCGCCGTGATCGCGACTGGAGCGGTCGTCCTCGGGATCGGCCCTGACTACGCGGTCTTCCTCGATCTGGCGACCCAGATCGTCGAGGGCGTCTTCGGAATGTCGTTCGAGGAGTTAGGTGACGTTCCGTTCGACGAACTCATGACGGAGGTGACAGAATAA
- a CDS encoding cation:proton antiporter has protein sequence MAIEEVFIAAAALFVVLAIMMFYRAVAGPTTQDRLLAVNVLGTNTVVILALLAAGLDQAWFLDVALIYALLNFLMAVAISKFTVERGGVL, from the coding sequence ATGGCCATTGAAGAGGTGTTTATCGCTGCAGCCGCGCTGTTCGTCGTCCTCGCGATCATGATGTTCTACCGTGCTGTCGCGGGACCGACGACGCAGGATCGGCTGCTCGCGGTGAACGTCCTCGGGACGAACACGGTCGTCATCCTCGCCCTCTTAGCGGCGGGCTTGGATCAGGCGTGGTTCCTCGACGTGGCGCTGATCTACGCCCTGTTGAACTTCCTGATGGCGGTTGCCATTTCGAAGTTCACCGTCGAGCGAGGTGGAGTCCTGTGA
- a CDS encoding cation:proton antiporter subunit C — MIELLASRYTYVLMFVLLGIGLYMVIASQNLVKKLIGVSLFQTSIFLFFVSMAYVEGGSAPIVPPESDPGELLVASPLPQVIVLTAIVVGIALTAVGLALVIRIYSEYGTLREDTLREVRADE; from the coding sequence ATGATTGAACTCTTGGCGAGCCGGTATACGTACGTGTTGATGTTCGTACTGCTGGGTATCGGGCTCTACATGGTTATTGCCAGTCAGAACCTCGTCAAGAAGCTGATCGGCGTGAGCCTCTTTCAGACGTCGATCTTCCTGTTTTTCGTCTCGATGGCCTACGTCGAAGGCGGGTCAGCACCGATCGTCCCACCCGAGTCGGACCCCGGAGAGCTGCTGGTTGCGAGTCCGCTCCCACAGGTCATCGTGCTGACTGCCATCGTCGTCGGCATCGCACTGACAGCAGTCGGTCTCGCACTCGTGATACGGATCTACTCGGAGTACGGGACGCTCCGCGAAGATACCCTTCGGGAGGTGCGTGCCGATGAGTAA
- a CDS encoding monovalent cation/H+ antiporter subunit E: protein MAANRILVPLSDTVTVRQTVGYAVRSGLERDDDLVVHLVVALPHEADLPESRQHTADAEELLSKAENWVREDAGSASVTTETALLGTDEYLFGPRDFADTFSDYAQQHDIDLIVLDPEYQPGSTAQILQSVERELEAVGLAYDEAPVERPARHQRLVGDVSERFDRLFAMFWISYGFYLVLGDPTYWFDLVTGAAVAGIVSLSLANVTFTFPLDRVQSPIRAIRFGLYIPYLIWEIVKANIAVSAVILRPSMPIEPTMTRINTRVRGGLPLLALANSITLTPGTLTVRADDQRLIVHTLIPSARDDLFDGGLERAIRFVFYGRESAAIPTPRERGDTEIIGGDDQ from the coding sequence GTGGCGGCTAATCGAATACTCGTACCGCTGTCGGATACGGTGACCGTCCGACAGACGGTCGGCTACGCGGTCCGCTCCGGCCTCGAGCGCGACGACGACCTCGTCGTCCATCTCGTCGTCGCGCTGCCCCACGAGGCAGACTTACCAGAGAGTCGCCAGCACACGGCGGACGCCGAAGAGCTGCTCTCGAAGGCCGAAAACTGGGTTCGAGAGGACGCTGGCAGTGCGTCGGTGACGACCGAAACGGCGCTGCTGGGAACTGACGAATATCTCTTCGGGCCGCGAGACTTCGCCGACACGTTCAGCGACTACGCACAGCAACACGATATCGACCTGATCGTGCTCGACCCGGAGTACCAACCTGGATCGACGGCCCAGATACTCCAGTCCGTCGAACGCGAACTCGAGGCGGTCGGGTTGGCCTACGACGAGGCACCGGTCGAACGACCGGCCCGTCACCAGCGGTTGGTCGGTGACGTGAGCGAACGCTTCGATCGGTTGTTCGCGATGTTCTGGATCTCCTACGGCTTCTATCTCGTTCTCGGAGATCCGACGTACTGGTTCGATCTCGTTACCGGCGCGGCAGTCGCCGGCATCGTCTCGCTGTCACTTGCGAACGTTACGTTCACGTTCCCGCTCGATCGTGTCCAATCACCGATCCGAGCGATTCGATTCGGACTCTATATCCCCTATCTCATCTGGGAGATCGTCAAGGCCAACATCGCAGTATCAGCCGTTATTCTGCGACCCTCGATGCCCATCGAACCCACGATGACGCGGATCAACACCCGCGTCAGGGGCGGGCTCCCGTTGCTCGCGTTAGCCAACAGCATCACCCTCACACCGGGCACGCTGACGGTCCGAGCCGACGACCAGCGGCTGATCGTCCACACGCTGATCCCGTCCGCCCGCGACGATCTTTTCGATGGCGGCCTCGAGCGGGCCATCAGGTTCGTGTTCTACGGCCGTGAATCGGCGGCGATTCCGACGCCGCGCGAGCGCGGTGACACGGAGATCATCGGAGGTGACGACCAGTGA
- a CDS encoding proton-conducting transporter transmembrane domain-containing protein, producing MSNIDLLPALLIVAPILAATLPIALGLRYERTGWSVAAITSTGLFAAALALASVVYTSGEVIHTLGGYPRTYGIQLVADEFSTLIALLITSVAVGVLAYTRRGGPRGNTFYTAYLLLVGGLLGISLTGDVFNLFVFLEITSLATYALVASGDGPESAVAALKYLILGTVAASMYLIGVAFVFMATGTLNMVELSIAIPAAERPVLIQTGFAFIVVGFAVKVAQWPLHTWQPSAYQQAPDGVTPLIAALVSTASAYAFGRLIVTVFEVDYLAAMPNAAAIVLTIGCVSVLAGTVLAVIQTEVKRMLAYSSVSQFGLVIAAYGVVIAGNSETALTGAVIHLVGHGLLKTGLFLGAALVAASYGARTVDEYAGLATDRPIMAGLMAILLFSLVGIPPSVGFVGKWYIALGAVESQLWPVAAVIFLSTMLTLAYAARLLEKMYFTPATVVERPHARGPVATDGGDADRDDASTLDSEVETDDGSAAAALRGADARNPVSVGMIAIVVVVALGAVALGFAGGAIAELLEPFLTEVIN from the coding sequence ATGAGTAACATCGACCTGCTTCCGGCGCTGCTGATCGTCGCCCCCATCCTCGCGGCGACGCTCCCGATCGCGCTCGGACTGCGGTACGAACGAACGGGCTGGTCGGTCGCTGCGATCACGTCGACCGGGCTGTTCGCCGCCGCGCTCGCCCTCGCCAGCGTCGTCTACACCAGCGGCGAGGTGATTCACACGCTGGGTGGGTATCCCCGAACGTACGGGATCCAACTCGTCGCCGACGAGTTCTCGACGCTGATCGCCCTCCTCATAACCAGTGTCGCTGTCGGCGTCCTCGCGTATACGCGGCGTGGTGGCCCGCGAGGGAACACGTTCTACACCGCCTACTTGCTGTTAGTTGGCGGGCTGCTCGGTATCTCGCTGACCGGCGACGTCTTCAACCTATTCGTCTTCCTCGAGATTACGAGCCTCGCGACCTATGCACTAGTCGCAAGCGGCGACGGCCCCGAGTCGGCAGTCGCCGCGCTGAAGTACCTGATCTTGGGGACCGTCGCCGCGTCGATGTACCTCATCGGCGTCGCCTTCGTCTTCATGGCGACGGGGACGCTCAACATGGTCGAACTCTCGATAGCGATTCCGGCGGCGGAACGACCCGTGCTGATCCAGACCGGCTTTGCGTTCATCGTTGTCGGGTTCGCCGTCAAGGTCGCACAGTGGCCGCTGCACACGTGGCAGCCGAGCGCCTACCAGCAGGCCCCCGACGGCGTGACGCCGCTGATCGCGGCGCTCGTCTCGACCGCCTCCGCGTATGCGTTCGGACGGCTGATCGTCACCGTCTTCGAGGTCGACTACCTCGCCGCCATGCCGAACGCGGCTGCAATCGTCCTCACTATCGGCTGTGTGAGCGTGCTCGCAGGCACGGTTCTGGCCGTAATCCAGACCGAAGTCAAACGCATGCTCGCGTACTCGTCAGTCTCGCAGTTTGGCCTCGTGATTGCGGCCTACGGGGTCGTCATCGCCGGTAACTCCGAAACGGCGCTCACCGGCGCTGTGATTCACCTCGTCGGCCACGGGCTGTTGAAAACCGGCCTCTTCCTCGGTGCAGCCCTCGTCGCAGCCAGCTACGGGGCTCGAACTGTTGACGAGTACGCCGGCTTAGCCACCGACCGGCCGATAATGGCCGGCTTGATGGCCATCCTCCTGTTCTCACTCGTCGGCATCCCGCCGAGCGTCGGCTTCGTCGGCAAGTGGTACATCGCTCTCGGTGCCGTCGAGTCCCAACTCTGGCCCGTCGCCGCCGTGATCTTCCTGAGCACCATGCTCACGCTGGCCTACGCGGCTCGCCTGCTCGAGAAGATGTACTTCACGCCGGCGACCGTGGTCGAACGGCCACACGCACGAGGGCCGGTGGCGACGGACGGCGGTGACGCCGATCGTGACGACGCCAGCACACTGGACTCCGAAGTCGAGACCGACGACGGGAGTGCAGCCGCGGCGCTCCGTGGCGCAGATGCTCGAAACCCCGTCTCGGTCGGGATGATCGCCATCGTCGTCGTCGTTGCGCTCGGCGCTGTCGCGCTCGGTTTCGCGGGCGGGGCGATCGCCGAACTGCTCGAGCCGTTCCTCACTGAGGTGATTAACTAA
- a CDS encoding CbtB domain-containing protein, translating to MTTNETVSTRIETARTQLTATQIAAGLLFAAGIAFTLVFLQEPLAHDAMHNFRHAAGIACH from the coding sequence ATGACGACGAACGAAACCGTCTCGACCCGAATCGAAACCGCACGCACTCAACTGACTGCGACACAGATTGCGGCTGGCCTGCTATTCGCCGCCGGAATCGCGTTTACGCTCGTGTTCTTACAGGAACCGCTCGCACACGACGCGATGCACAACTTCCGGCACGCCGCCGGCATCGCGTGTCACTGA
- a CDS encoding CbtA family protein, with protein MIYDYLQRGVLAGVVAGLAYGVYMAVVANPLSEYIHDSQQQHGHGHDHGHVHESSQTVSEATTAIVSAGSGVLWAIFLGGLFALALYLFEPALPGSDAVKSYILAGAGYLTVSVTPWLALPPAAPGAEQLYGIETRLAIYVGLVALGALVSAAAISGYTQIAPRHRALGVLAGAIPIVSIVIVVPLVSPSIVTHPDLPVALYSTYQALAALSQAAIWLLLAATFNGLRRRARPAAETDDSSDPLLASP; from the coding sequence ATGATCTACGACTATCTCCAACGTGGCGTTCTCGCGGGCGTCGTCGCTGGGCTCGCATATGGGGTCTACATGGCCGTCGTGGCGAACCCGCTCAGCGAGTACATCCACGACTCACAACAGCAACACGGCCACGGACATGATCACGGTCACGTTCACGAATCCTCACAGACGGTCTCGGAAGCGACGACAGCCATCGTGAGCGCCGGTAGTGGCGTTCTCTGGGCGATCTTCCTCGGCGGTCTCTTCGCCCTCGCGCTGTATCTCTTCGAGCCGGCACTTCCCGGCAGCGACGCTGTCAAGTCGTACATTCTTGCCGGCGCTGGCTATCTGACCGTGTCGGTGACGCCGTGGCTCGCTCTGCCACCTGCTGCACCGGGGGCCGAACAACTCTACGGCATCGAGACTCGGTTGGCGATCTACGTCGGGCTCGTCGCGCTCGGTGCGCTCGTCTCGGCGGCAGCGATCAGTGGGTACACGCAGATTGCCCCGCGACATCGCGCACTCGGGGTACTTGCCGGCGCGATTCCGATCGTCTCGATCGTGATCGTCGTTCCGCTGGTCAGTCCGTCTATTGTAACCCATCCGGACCTCCCCGTCGCGCTCTACTCGACGTATCAGGCGCTGGCTGCGCTGAGCCAGGCAGCGATCTGGCTGTTGCTCGCAGCGACGTTCAACGGACTTCGACGACGTGCGAGACCGGCTGCCGAGACTGACGACTCGAGCGACCCCCTCCTGGCGAGTCCATAA
- a CDS encoding MaoC family dehydratase, whose protein sequence is MSDTDDTTDTDATDDESTEKQLVSGWHGRYYEDFEVGDIYKHPFGRTVTETDNVWMTNVTMNLNPMHFNEAYAAETEFGERLVDGTFVIALAVGMSVIDISVNATANLGYDDIRHHNPVFHGDTIFAESEVLHKRELESRDHVGIVETELRAYNQHGDLVLSLERTPMVLKRSHAEPSAAEPPGWPEGIGTQPEEL, encoded by the coding sequence ATGTCCGATACAGACGACACCACCGATACAGACGCTACTGACGACGAATCGACCGAAAAGCAACTCGTCTCCGGCTGGCACGGCCGCTACTACGAGGACTTCGAGGTTGGCGATATCTACAAACATCCGTTCGGGCGCACCGTCACCGAGACGGACAACGTCTGGATGACGAACGTCACGATGAATCTCAATCCGATGCACTTCAACGAGGCCTACGCGGCCGAAACAGAGTTCGGCGAACGGCTCGTCGACGGGACGTTCGTCATCGCGCTCGCAGTCGGAATGAGCGTCATCGACATCTCGGTCAACGCCACGGCCAACCTCGGCTACGACGATATCCGCCACCACAATCCCGTCTTCCACGGCGATACGATCTTCGCCGAAAGCGAGGTCCTGCACAAACGCGAACTCGAGTCCCGCGACCACGTCGGGATCGTCGAAACCGAACTCCGAGCGTACAACCAACACGGCGACCTCGTACTCTCACTCGAGCGAACCCCGATGGTTCTCAAACGCAGCCACGCCGAGCCCTCGGCGGCGGAGCCCCCGGGCTGGCCTGAGGGCATCGGGACGCAGCCGGAGGAACTCTAG
- the mnhG gene encoding monovalent cation/H(+) antiporter subunit G has translation MIETIRFWVVVALLGLGVFFTFVSTVGVIRLPDIYARAHTASQTDTLGAGFALAGVAVAFGWQHAAVYTVLLLFFVFITNPTAAHAIARSAAESGIEPWTNDADEDGDSQ, from the coding sequence GTGATCGAGACGATCCGATTCTGGGTGGTCGTCGCCCTCCTCGGACTGGGCGTGTTCTTCACGTTCGTCTCGACGGTCGGCGTCATCCGACTGCCGGACATCTACGCGCGGGCCCACACCGCATCCCAGACGGACACGCTCGGAGCAGGTTTCGCACTTGCTGGCGTCGCGGTGGCGTTCGGCTGGCAGCACGCGGCGGTCTACACCGTCTTGCTGCTCTTTTTCGTGTTTATCACGAACCCAACGGCCGCACACGCGATCGCCCGCTCTGCCGCAGAAAGCGGTATCGAGCCGTGGACCAACGACGCCGACGAAGACGGTGATTCACAATGA
- a CDS encoding (2Fe-2S) ferredoxin domain-containing protein: MKRRTDQQRSRLEAQVFVCTTDRDGEYACCADAGGTETVAAIKSWLRERNAFWSPISVTETQCLGLCSEGGTAIAIQPRNEWYSDVQPEDVPDLLESEFGPNADRVGDEYER, translated from the coding sequence ATGAAACGCCGAACCGATCAACAACGGTCGCGACTCGAGGCACAGGTGTTCGTCTGTACGACCGACCGCGACGGTGAGTACGCCTGTTGTGCCGATGCTGGCGGAACAGAAACTGTGGCGGCGATCAAGTCGTGGCTCCGCGAGCGCAATGCGTTCTGGTCGCCGATTTCGGTGACGGAGACGCAGTGTCTGGGGCTCTGCAGCGAGGGCGGGACCGCGATTGCGATCCAACCGCGAAACGAGTGGTACTCCGACGTCCAACCCGAGGACGTTCCGGACCTCCTCGAGTCCGAGTTCGGTCCAAACGCCGACCGCGTCGGTGACGAGTACGAGCGGTGA
- a CDS encoding acyl-CoA dehydrogenase family protein, with protein MARLLRDAVALTESQQLVRSSIGEICSDFDHEYWRRRAADGEYPHEFVDALADHGWMGILVPEQYGGAGMGTQETVVMMEEIAANGGGFSAAQAVHGGVYNSVPIVEYASEELKADLLPHVANGERSIQAFGLTEPNAGSNSTAIETRAEKSEARRASARSDAAAENDGDEYVINGQKIWTSRVDVSDYVVVVARTTPRAEVEKRTHGISMFLVDLEDAHEQGALEMEPIPKSASEFVHSFELWFDDLRVPAENLIGVEGEGFYQVLDGLNEERLVIAAECIGLGRLALERAVEYATDRKVFDRAIGSNQAIQHPLAEAYARLQAAKQLTYNAADRAASDEDVDLGAYANAAKFLAADAAYEAADAAVQTHGGFGVAREYDVERYFREARLTRLVPITQQLALNYLGENVLGLPRSY; from the coding sequence ATGGCCCGACTCCTGCGTGATGCGGTTGCACTCACCGAGAGCCAACAGCTCGTTCGCTCGAGTATCGGTGAGATCTGTTCGGATTTCGACCACGAGTACTGGCGTCGACGCGCTGCCGACGGAGAGTACCCACACGAGTTCGTCGACGCGCTCGCGGACCACGGCTGGATGGGGATTCTCGTCCCCGAACAGTACGGCGGGGCCGGAATGGGGACCCAAGAAACCGTCGTCATGATGGAGGAAATCGCTGCCAACGGCGGCGGCTTCAGCGCCGCACAGGCCGTCCACGGCGGTGTCTACAACTCCGTTCCGATCGTCGAGTACGCCAGCGAGGAACTGAAGGCGGATCTCCTCCCGCACGTCGCAAACGGTGAGCGGTCGATTCAGGCCTTCGGGCTGACGGAGCCAAACGCCGGCTCGAATTCGACGGCGATCGAGACGCGTGCCGAAAAGAGCGAGGCGCGACGCGCCTCGGCACGGAGCGACGCAGCCGCGGAGAACGACGGCGACGAGTACGTCATCAACGGCCAGAAGATCTGGACGTCTCGCGTCGACGTCTCGGATTACGTCGTCGTCGTTGCTCGGACGACGCCGCGGGCCGAGGTCGAGAAACGGACCCACGGCATCTCGATGTTCCTCGTTGACCTCGAGGACGCCCACGAACAGGGCGCACTCGAGATGGAGCCGATCCCCAAATCGGCCAGCGAGTTCGTCCACTCGTTCGAACTCTGGTTCGACGACCTCCGCGTGCCCGCGGAAAATCTCATTGGCGTCGAAGGTGAGGGCTTTTACCAGGTGCTCGACGGGCTGAACGAGGAACGACTCGTCATTGCCGCCGAGTGTATTGGGCTCGGGCGACTGGCACTCGAGCGAGCGGTCGAGTACGCCACCGACCGCAAGGTCTTCGACCGTGCCATCGGCTCGAATCAGGCGATCCAGCATCCGCTGGCGGAAGCCTACGCTCGCCTGCAGGCCGCAAAACAGCTGACCTACAACGCTGCGGATCGTGCGGCCTCGGACGAAGACGTCGACTTGGGTGCGTACGCGAACGCAGCAAAGTTCCTCGCTGCGGACGCGGCCTACGAAGCGGCCGATGCGGCGGTCCAGACTCACGGCGGATTCGGCGTCGCGCGGGAGTACGACGTCGAACGCTACTTCCGAGAAGCCCGCCTGACGCGGCTGGTGCCGATCACTCAGCAGCTGGCGTTGAACTATCTCGGCGAGAACGTGCTCGGACTCCCGCGCTCGTACTGA